The genomic window CACGATTCACCGTGGGTGAAGTGGAAGGCCAGCGTCTCGTAGAACTCCGGGAGGCGGTCGGCGTACAGCTCCTCGATAACCTGGCCCGTCCGCCGATGCAGCTCGCGGCGCTTCTGCCGGAGCAGGGTCTCGTAGGCCACGTCGTGTGTCAGCGCGTGCTTGAACATGTATTCCAGCTCTGGCGAGCGGGCCTTCTCGTAGATCAGCTCCACCGTCCGGAGCTCCCCCAGGGCCAGCCGCGCGTCGCCCTCCAGCGCCGCCACACGCTCGACGAGTCGGGCGGTGAACTCCCGTCCGATGACGGAAGCGATCTGGAGCGCCGTCTTGGAGGCCTAGGGCAGCCGGTCGATGCGGGCCATGATGACGCCCTGGATGGTGTCGGGGATGTGCGCGTCGGCGAGTGCGCGGGCCAGGCGGTAGCCCTCGTCCACGCGCTCGAGCGTGCCGTCCTCCACCAGGGACTTCGCCAGTTCCTCGACGAAGAGCGGATTGCCCTCGGCCTTCCGGGCGATGAGCTGGCTCGCCTCCAGCGGCACATCCGCTTGGAGCACGCGCTGCACCATGGTCGCCGTCTGCGCCTCCGGCAGGGCGCGCAGAGTAATCCGCGCGATGTACGTCTGCTCGCCGAAGGTCTGCGCATAGCCCGGCCGGTAGGTGAGCACCACCATGACTGGGTCCGCGGCCATGGACTCGAGCAGAAGCCTGAGAATGTCCTCCGAATGGGGGTCGATCCAGTGGAGGTCCTCGACCACCAGCACCAGCGGGTGCTTGCCGCTGTGGGCCAGCAGGAGGTCGCGGACGGCTTCCGCGGTGCGCCCCTTGCGCTGCACGGGGTTCATCGCCTCCACCGCGGCGTCGCCCGGGTCGAGCGAGAAGAGCGCACGGAGGAAGGGCGCTGTCCACGCGACATCGTCCCCGGCCTCGCGGATCCCGCCGTCGACCTTGTCCAGCATGGTCTCGACGCTGTCGCCTTCCTTGATGCCGAAGAGATCGCGCAGGAGGTCGAGAACGGGGACGTAGGCGATGGTATGACCGTAGGAGACGCAGCGCCCGAGCACCCATCTCGCGCCGGCGGCCTCGGCATGGCGGCGGAACTCGAGCAAGAGACGCGACTTGCCGATACCCGCCTCGCCGTAGACGAAGACCGCCTGGCCCTGGCCGGCCTGGACATCGGCAAGGCTACCCTGGAGCAGGGCCAGCTCGTGCGCGCGTCCGACGAGCGGGGTGAGCCCGCGCTCGCTCTCGGCCTCCAGGCGGCTGCGCACGCTGCGCGCCCCCTCGACGCGGTACGGCCGGACCGGGAGCGCTTTGCCCTTGACGCTGACCTCGCCCACGGGTTGGAGGACGAAATAGGGGCCCACGACCTTGGCGATGTCCTCGCTCACGAGGATCTGACCGGGTTCCGCAAGAGCGAGCAACCGCGCGGCCAGGTTCGTGGTGTCCCCGACCGCGGTGTAGTCCATGCGGAGGTTGTCGCCGATCTTGCCGACGACGACGGCACCCGTGTTGAGCCCCATGCGCACCTGGAACTCGATGCCGCGCTGGGCGCGGAGCTGGTCACGGTAAGAGGCGAGCGCGCGCTGGAGGCCGAGGGCCGCGTGGACCGCGCGCAACGGGTGGTCCTCATGGGCGACGGGCGCGCCGAACAGCGCCATGAGACCGTCGCCGAGGAACTGATTGACGGTACCCTCGTAGCGGTGAACCTCGCCGAGCATCAGCTCGAAGGCACGGTCCATGAGAGCGTGGACATCCTCGGGATCGAGCC from Candidatus Methylomirabilota bacterium includes these protein-coding regions:
- a CDS encoding AAA family ATPase: MKCPSCQIEAPSDAEFCPDCGISLLVPCPQCRTSNSAGNRFCKKCGHALGSARSSAESERFSAPSAYTPQHLAEKILTSRAALEGERKLVTVLFVDVSGFTALSEGLDPEDVHALMDRAFELMLGEVHRYEGTVNQFLGDGLMALFGAPVAHEDHPLRAVHAALGLQRALASYRDQLRAQRGIEFQVRMGLNTGAVVVGKIGDNLRMDYTAVGDTTNLAARLLALAEPGQILVSEDIAKVVGPYFVLQPVGEVSVKGKALPVRPYRVEGARSVRSRLEAESERGLTPLVGRAHELALLQGSLADVQAGQGQAVFVYGEAGIGKSRLLLEFRRHAEAAGARWVLGRCVSYGHTIAYVPVLDLLRDLFGIKEGDSVETMLDKVDGGIREAGDDVAWTAPFLRALFSLDPGDAAVEAMNPVQRKGRTAEAVRDLLLAHSGKHPLVLVVEDLHWIDPHSEDILRLLLESMAADPVMVVLTYRPGYAQTFGEQTYIARITLRALPEAQTATMVQRVLQADVPLEASQLIARKAEGNPLFVEELAKSLVEDGTLERVDEGYRLARALADAHIPDTIQGVIMARIDRLP